A genomic window from Thermincola ferriacetica includes:
- the thyX gene encoding FAD-dependent thymidylate synthase, giving the protein MMKVKLINYTPDPDKTVAAAARLCYSPIGAEDLLDNFTDQEVAKFLNILVRMGHWSPIEHVTFTFAIEGVSRALSHQLVRHRIASYSQQSQRYVKFEDFAYVIPPSVKNNPEAEAIFTRTMKIINEAYKELADLVHHEDARYVLPNACETKLVATLNARSLYNFFRHRCCERAQWEIRKLANLMLAEVRRVAPILFSNAGPDCITQGICHEGKMSCGRLEKIKAAEKGN; this is encoded by the coding sequence TTGATGAAGGTAAAGCTGATTAATTACACCCCTGATCCCGACAAAACCGTGGCGGCAGCGGCGCGCCTCTGTTATTCCCCGATAGGGGCCGAAGATCTACTTGATAATTTTACCGACCAGGAAGTGGCTAAATTTTTAAATATATTGGTTCGGATGGGGCATTGGTCGCCCATTGAGCATGTTACATTCACTTTTGCCATCGAGGGGGTCAGTCGGGCTCTTTCTCACCAGTTGGTAAGACACCGGATCGCGTCCTATTCTCAGCAATCTCAGCGCTACGTTAAATTTGAGGACTTTGCATATGTTATCCCGCCCAGTGTAAAGAATAATCCCGAGGCAGAAGCCATTTTTACCAGGACAATGAAAATTATTAATGAGGCATATAAGGAACTGGCCGATTTAGTACACCATGAAGATGCGCGGTATGTCCTGCCAAACGCCTGTGAAACAAAGCTGGTTGCCACATTAAATGCCCGGTCCCTGTATAATTTTTTCCGGCACAGGTGTTGTGAGCGGGCACAGTGGGAAATACGGAAACTGGCCAACCTTATGCTGGCGGAAGTGCGTCGGGTAGCGCCCATTTTGTTTTCCAATGCAGGGCCCGATTGTATCACGCAAGGCATATGCCACGAGGGCAAGATGTCCTGCGGAAGGCTGGAGAAAATTAAAGCCGCTGAAAAAGGAAATTAG